The Musa acuminata AAA Group cultivar baxijiao chromosome BXJ2-5, Cavendish_Baxijiao_AAA, whole genome shotgun sequence genomic interval ATCTGAGTATGTCAACCTAGGAAATAAGTACCTAAGATGTTGGCCCACCCTAAAGAATGCACCTTAAACAGACTGAATAGGATTACCATTTACACAGCTAAGTGTTACATAAAATGTAATGCAATACAAATTTCTcgttttttttaaagaatttaaGTTCCCAAACAAATTAAATATCCAAATGTAACATAAAggtcataaatatattttttttaaaaagtgaTTATGTAACACAGGATTTATGGCATAAAGATCTTACAAACAAAAGCATAAAGATTAAACCAACAATGAAGTTTCCATGTAAATGGCATCAGCTAGTAAGAAGACTTATTCTATAAATTTTTCCCTTGTTCTAACATATATGTCCTCCAACAGTTATTTTTTACATACCCTAGCTCTCATGGAATGGTCTAACAATATGTTTGCAGACTTGATATCGCGATGCACTACAGGTGGGACAGCCTGCAAGATCAATGACCACAAGTTGTCTGTTaattttacaaaataaaaaagaagcataAACCTGTTCATCATTTCACTAAAAAATCCTATATGTTCTCTTACACCATCATGTAAATATTCCAAGCCTCTTGCAACATCTAAAGCTATATTAACCCTCAAATCCCATCTCAATGCTTCATGCTTTTCACCTgcagttaataaaaaaaaaatatttttaataacaaTTTTCTAGAAGTGAAAAAATAGAATATGAAAGCTATTAACTTTAATTTGATGCTGAATGATCAGGAACACCCAATTTTAGAAAATTCTCATTTTAGTTTTAGAAAATTCTCATATGGTTTTAGAAAATTCCAAACTTATATTTGGCAAATCTGGTAAATGTTGCATTAGAGAATGATACAAAAGTCTCATTTTAGTTTAAGTGACATAAACAACTTAAGCTAGATTAAACTCCGAATTTACAGGATTAGAGCTCGTGAAAGAGGTTGATACAGAAAGACTTTGCACTTGCATATATATCACACAAAACAATCACTAAAGAGATGAAAGACAAGCTTGATATACATATAGCTAACTCAAGATGTCATTTGCCTTCTGTACTCTTACATTATACCATACATGAACATGATCAAATGGGATTTCAGGAATTTTCAGGAGAAGCAAGACAAACATGAAAGACATGGTTTTGACAAAAAAACAAAGCATCAGTTGGCATGAAATTCATGAAAACTATGCACTGCTCTTCATTGTACTCTAGAAAAAATAATACAAGTAACATGCATCTGAGTGGAGATGAAAACATACTGTACAAATGGGAAGCAAGGCTCCCATTAGTCATATAGACATATATCAATATATGCTGCCCTTTCTCAGCACAATATCCAACCAAATTAACCAGATTTCTGTGATGCAATCTCCCAAGTAGTAGaacctgaaaaaaaaaatctttcgatCATATTATGTGAAATTCCCATCGAAGAAGGATAGGGATAGTAATAATAGAAATTACCTCAGTCTGAAATTCCTTCTCCCCTTGCTTAGAATTAGTAGCAAGAACCTTAACAGCGACTGTCTCACCAGTGGGCATCTGAGCTTTATAAACAGGACCAAATGCCCCCTGACCAATCAACGTTGTAAAGTTACGAGTTGCCTTTTGCAAATCCCTGTCAGAAGGAATAAGGAGCTATTTCACATTACaagtaaaaaagaaacaaaagaggaATCTAGATACTACAGGAACCCCACCTCATACTGTGTAGTAAAGCAAGAAAAACAGAAAATGGGAGCGCAAACAAAATGGCCTTATGCCATATGGGTGAATCTCCAATGTGTTGTgggaaaaatatttgattttttgcaaGAACTTCAGATCTTCTAGGGAGATTGAAGGCAGCAACCAAAATTTGGAATATAGCATGATAGGCTCTAGCAACAAAATCATATACTATGTGTCATACCTTATGTGAATATAAATACTAGTGAAGCATGGAAAATCAAGATATGCATATTTACACATCAACTGGGTTAAAGCATTGAAGAAGCTAAAGTTGCGTTCTTGGCCATACTTGTAAAAATATTTGGGAATCCCAGAAACTGACACAAGATTTTTCCTCTTAGTTCCCTCAATCCAAAAGGATGAGCCATCTGCTTCAGTTTCAGGATGCTTGGGGGACTCCTGATCCATGGTAGAGTCCGAGAGCACTGAAGAAGAATCAACACCATTGACACGCATGGGAATTGTCGATGCCCTCCTTGAGCTGCTGAGCCGTATCTGAGCATGCTTCTTCCGGAATCTGATGCAGAACAGAGCACCTACAGCCAGAAGCACCCCAATCACCACACCTATTGTCACCCCTATAATCAAACCCCACGATGATAGATCCTTCATCTCCTCAGTACACCTCCAATTCTAGCAGTACGGTTTTGTCCACTCCATGCAATGGCCTGCAAGGTAAATCGTGCCTTAATCTCATGAACTAGAATAGGAAAACAACATCCTGCTCTTCCCCATCCATACAGATTGAATGATGGATGGCGACGAAATC includes:
- the LOC135613050 gene encoding calcium/calmodulin-regulated receptor-like kinase 1 isoform X1; the encoded protein is MKDLSSWGLIIGVTIGVVIGVLLAVGALFCIRFRKKHAQIRLSSSRRASTIPMRVNGVDSSSVLSDSTMDQESPKHPETEADGSSFWIEGTKRKNLVSVSGIPKYFYKAYHAIFQILVAAFNLPRRSEVLAKNQIFFPQHIGDSPIWHKAILFALPFSVFLALLHSMRDLQKATRNFTTLIGQGAFGPVYKAQMPTGETVAVKVLATNSKQGEKEFQTEVLLLGRLHHRNLVNLVGYCAEKGQHILIYVYMTNGSLASHLYSEKHEALRWDLRVNIALDVARGLEYLHDGAVPPVVHRDIKSANILLDHSMRARVADFGLSREEMVSHQASNIRGTLGYLDPEYVSSRSFTKKSDVYSFGVLLFELIAARNPQQGLMEYVELAAINAEGRVGWEEIADPRLDGVFDVSELNDVAALAYKCINRLSKKRPSMRVVVQALSQILKTSHRKHHSRRWLPITVEEESLDIELSEHQSSVSGHQREESIDSVSDLPDV
- the LOC135613050 gene encoding calcium/calmodulin-regulated receptor-like kinase 1 isoform X3, with product MKDLSSWGLIIGVTIGVVIGVLLAVGALFCIRFRKKHAQIRLSSSRRASTIPMRVNGVDSSSVLSDSTMDQESPKHPETEADGSSFWIEGTKRKNLVSVSGIPKYFYKDLQKATRNFTTLIGQGAFGPVYKAQMPTGETVAVKVLATNSKQGEKEFQTEVLLLGRLHHRNLVNLVGYCAEKGQHILIYVYMTNGSLASHLYSEKHEALRWDLRVNIALDVARGLEYLHDGAVPPVVHRDIKSANILLDHSMRARVADFGLSREEMVSHQASNIRGTLGYLDPEYVSSRSFTKKSDVYSFGVLLFELIAARNPQQGLMEYVELAAINAEGRVGWEEIADPRLDGVFDVSELNDVAALAYKCINRLSKKRPSMRVVVQALSQILKTSHRKHHSRRWLPITVEEESLDIELSEHQSSVSGHQREESIDSVSDLPDV
- the LOC135613050 gene encoding calcium/calmodulin-regulated receptor-like kinase 1 isoform X2, whose translation is MKDLSSWGLIIGVTIGVVIGVLLAVGALFCIRFRKKHAQIRLSSSRRASTIPMRVNGVDSSSVLSDSTMDQESPKHPETEADGSSFWIEGTKRKNLVSVSGIPKYFYKDLQKATRNFTTLIGQGAFGPVYKAQMPTGETVAVKVLATNSKQGEKEFQTEVLLLGRLHHRNLVNLVGYCAEKGQHILIYVYMTNGSLASHLYSEKHEALRWDLRVNIALDVARGLEYLHDGVREHIGFFSEMMNRFMLLFYFVKLTDNLWSLILQAVPPVVHRDIKSANILLDHSMRARVADFGLSREEMVSHQASNIRGTLGYLDPEYVSSRSFTKKSDVYSFGVLLFELIAARNPQQGLMEYVELAAINAEGRVGWEEIADPRLDGVFDVSELNDVAALAYKCINRLSKKRPSMRVVVQALSQILKTSHRKHHSRRWLPITVEEESLDIELSEHQSSVSGHQREESIDSVSDLPDV